Proteins from a genomic interval of Paenibacillus sp. FSL R5-0623:
- a CDS encoding AI-2E family transporter has protein sequence MLPLYKKYGRTVFDIALLVLTVYVIMYGFSQLYHVAAPVFLSFIVYWMIEPLAKFLHRKGLPKTLGAAISVLLFLALIVAAFFGVGLIIISQISNLQDNFPVYIEMIQREFTNLVLFIQDKSDALPDGVMEKANDYFATLTGFLSKWVTSGAQFVVGFLSSFSSFITNFGIAIILAFFLSIEIESWRKFARAKTPKTLKLAIEFMRNHVFKTIRSYLKAQMIMMLITFVLIYAGLLILGTSNAFTIAVVCAVFDLVPLLGVPVVFIPWIVYLFIIGNSSLAIGLIVILAVTMLTRQLLEPKISGNSIGVSSAYLMLSFMLISLSIFGLAGVVLSPVLLILLKELLQQGYLQKWIHLPKDEFESSPLVMDPPVNKDSSNSAESTVQRPVPTKDHEDSAK, from the coding sequence ATGCTACCGCTTTACAAAAAATACGGGCGAACTGTCTTTGACATCGCATTGCTCGTATTAACCGTGTATGTGATCATGTACGGTTTCAGTCAATTATACCATGTGGCTGCACCGGTCTTTCTATCATTCATTGTGTATTGGATGATTGAACCGCTGGCTAAATTTTTACATCGCAAAGGATTGCCCAAGACACTTGGAGCCGCCATCTCCGTCTTGTTGTTTCTTGCATTAATTGTCGCTGCCTTTTTTGGGGTAGGCTTGATTATCATTTCACAAATTTCCAATCTTCAAGATAATTTCCCCGTATACATTGAAATGATACAACGTGAATTCACCAATCTGGTGTTATTCATTCAGGACAAGTCAGACGCTCTCCCTGATGGAGTTATGGAAAAAGCGAATGATTATTTTGCAACACTGACCGGGTTCCTGTCCAAATGGGTAACGAGCGGAGCGCAATTCGTCGTAGGCTTCCTCAGTTCATTCTCTTCGTTTATTACGAACTTCGGAATTGCGATTATTTTGGCATTTTTCCTCAGTATCGAGATTGAATCCTGGCGCAAGTTCGCCCGTGCGAAGACGCCCAAAACATTGAAGTTAGCTATTGAATTCATGCGTAATCACGTGTTCAAGACAATCCGCTCGTATCTGAAGGCACAGATGATCATGATGCTCATTACATTTGTATTGATTTATGCAGGTTTGTTGATTTTGGGAACCTCTAACGCCTTTACCATTGCAGTAGTCTGTGCGGTTTTTGATCTGGTACCATTGCTTGGCGTTCCTGTTGTGTTTATTCCATGGATCGTCTACTTATTCATTATTGGCAATAGTAGCCTGGCGATTGGCCTGATTGTGATTCTGGCAGTGACGATGCTGACAAGACAATTGCTGGAACCGAAAATATCGGGTAACTCGATTGGTGTATCTTCGGCGTACTTGATGCTTTCGTTTATGCTGATCTCCCTTTCGATCTTTGGCCTGGCTGGTGTAGTGTTATCTCCGGTGCTGCTGATCCTTCTGAAAGAACTGTTACAACAAGGATACTTGCAAAAGTGGATTCACCTGCCAAAAGATGAATTTGAGTCCTCTCCATTAGTCATGGACCCACCCGTTAATAAGGACTCATCGAATTCTGCCGAATCTACTGTACAACGTCCCGTTCCTACGAAGGATCATGAGGACTCCGCCAAATAG
- a CDS encoding penicillin-binding transpeptidase domain-containing protein: MPGFHRTVREMSVLQRERGVMLDPGRGQFTDYKGEALTGKLQWGLVLFPQASPLEKLRKQGALEGSEMIQLAAILHTDPDQLKKEWNQENVPHFWTAGTHQPVHLTAAQVERLRSLQLQGAGIYPMMTRYLQEHTGMQWMGYLSEQPESSKVITGHQDEVKQPFAMKSGAAGLERTLEPLLRGIGPTLVSRMVSGGGEIIPDIQPHVIAPANSHYPLRVETTVDAELQRGLEELSQESGLQEGAVVVLDAANADVRAMISRPFYQPQQVDPKQSAWGNRAVQGAVPGSIFKIVTAAAALEYHAVSNGEEFHCGGEYGRYGLSCWKEHGHGDLNLEQGFAESCNIVFAETARRLSMEQLENTADRLGLARPIGWEGKQMAGMPVLRHFDHEDHGRVRTEAVSYADEGAKIQTAIGQRDVLVTPLQAANLIVTLLHDGKVSAPRLVKRIRYADGGTMLEMPLHDSPSASGQIAPATAHKLLSWMNKVVREGTGKSLQRARWHVAGKSGTAQVQKHGEKRNNQWFIGYGPVEQPQYAVAVLVQNVSPDSHHQATALFRKVMDYLAESS, from the coding sequence ATGCCTGGATTTCACCGAACGGTACGTGAAATGTCTGTATTGCAGCGTGAACGCGGGGTGATGCTTGACCCGGGGCGGGGACAATTTACGGATTACAAGGGTGAGGCGTTGACCGGTAAGCTGCAATGGGGACTGGTTCTTTTTCCACAGGCAAGTCCATTAGAGAAATTACGCAAGCAAGGGGCATTAGAAGGCTCCGAGATGATACAGTTGGCAGCTATATTACATACCGATCCGGATCAATTGAAGAAGGAATGGAATCAGGAAAATGTACCTCATTTCTGGACAGCAGGTACACATCAGCCTGTTCATTTGACCGCTGCTCAGGTGGAGCGCCTACGTAGTTTGCAGCTGCAAGGAGCTGGCATCTATCCGATGATGACAAGGTATCTTCAGGAGCATACAGGAATGCAGTGGATGGGTTATCTGTCTGAACAGCCTGAGTCCTCCAAGGTTATAACTGGGCATCAGGATGAAGTAAAACAGCCATTTGCTATGAAATCAGGGGCAGCTGGACTGGAGAGGACACTTGAACCCCTGTTAAGGGGAATAGGCCCTACACTTGTATCACGCATGGTCTCGGGTGGTGGTGAAATTATCCCGGATATTCAGCCGCACGTCATTGCACCGGCCAATAGCCATTATCCTTTACGTGTAGAAACCACTGTGGATGCTGAGTTACAGCGTGGGTTGGAGGAGTTGTCGCAAGAATCTGGATTACAAGAAGGGGCCGTGGTTGTGTTAGATGCCGCTAATGCAGATGTTCGCGCCATGATCTCCCGCCCTTTCTATCAACCGCAACAGGTGGACCCCAAGCAATCGGCCTGGGGGAATCGTGCAGTACAGGGAGCCGTACCGGGTTCCATTTTCAAAATTGTCACTGCCGCTGCTGCTTTGGAGTATCATGCGGTTTCTAACGGAGAAGAATTCCATTGCGGTGGTGAGTACGGAAGATATGGGCTGTCTTGCTGGAAGGAGCATGGGCATGGAGACCTGAATCTGGAGCAAGGATTCGCGGAGTCTTGCAACATCGTATTCGCGGAAACGGCGCGCAGGCTTAGTATGGAGCAACTGGAGAACACGGCTGATCGTCTGGGACTCGCGCGTCCGATTGGCTGGGAGGGGAAGCAGATGGCAGGAATGCCCGTGTTACGACACTTTGATCATGAGGATCACGGGCGTGTGAGAACAGAGGCTGTATCTTATGCTGATGAAGGTGCGAAAATACAGACAGCAATCGGCCAGCGCGATGTCTTGGTCACACCGCTGCAAGCTGCCAATCTGATCGTTACACTGTTACATGATGGAAAGGTTAGTGCACCACGTCTCGTTAAGCGCATCCGATATGCGGATGGTGGCACCATGCTGGAGATGCCCTTGCATGATTCACCTTCAGCATCAGGACAGATTGCTCCCGCAACAGCGCATAAACTGTTATCCTGGATGAATAAGGTAGTACGTGAGGGAACAGGAAAATCCCTGCAGCGTGCACGGTGGCATGTTGCAGGGAAATCAGGTACAGCTCAGGTACAGAAACATGGAGAGAAGCGTAACAATCAATGGTTCATTGGTTATGGACCGGTAGAACAACCCCAATATGCTGTAGCTGTTCTTGTTCAGAATGTCTCTCCAGACAGCCATCATCAGGCGACAGCTCTCTTCAGGAAGGTGATGGACTATTTGGCGGAGTCCTCATGA